From Bosea sp. NBC_00550, the proteins below share one genomic window:
- a CDS encoding P-II family nitrogen regulator → MKKIEAIIKPFKLDEVKEALQEVGLQGITVLEAKGFGRQKGHTELYRGAEYVVDFLPKVKIEIVLADDMVDRAIEAIVKAAQTGRIGDGKIFVSTIEGAIRIRTGETGADAI, encoded by the coding sequence ATGAAGAAGATCGAAGCGATCATCAAGCCCTTCAAGCTGGACGAGGTGAAGGAGGCGCTTCAGGAGGTGGGGCTTCAGGGTATCACGGTCCTCGAAGCCAAGGGCTTCGGCCGCCAGAAGGGGCATACCGAGCTCTATCGCGGGGCCGAGTACGTGGTCGATTTCCTGCCGAAGGTGAAGATCGAGATCGTACTGGCTGACGACATGGTGGACCGCGCCATCGAAGCGATCGTCAAGGCCGCCCAGACGGGCCGGATCGGCGATGGCAAGATTTTTGTATCGACCATCGAGGGGGCGATCCGCATCCGCACCGGCGAGACCGGCGCAGACGCGATCTGA
- a CDS encoding malate/lactate/ureidoglycolate dehydrogenase has translation MPHRLHRPESLRALVRDMVAKAGWTDAEAQETADHLVLANLSGHDSHGVGMIPLYFQSLADGNLSPQSQPQTRVDAAPFLIIDGAVALGQPNARNAVDHAVEMARTGGVAIVNLLDSHHIGRIGHYAEVAAEAGLISFFWVNVAGRPPIVAPYAAKEARFGTNPHAIGIPVPGGEPLILDFATSRMAHGKARVALNKGEQVPPGYIIDGEGRPTTDPAHVFASPDHPLGALLPFGDHKGAGLSLIAELLSAGLMGAARIDEKPRKTWIINSLFGVIIDPARLEPDAELRRSRIESYLAFVRAAKPQDPANPVLAPGDKERTVRAERGAAGIPLDDETWSQIKAAAARHGIDAESY, from the coding sequence ATGCCTCATCGCCTCCACCGCCCCGAATCGCTGCGCGCTCTCGTCAGGGACATGGTCGCGAAAGCCGGCTGGACGGACGCGGAGGCGCAGGAGACCGCCGACCATCTCGTGCTCGCCAATCTGAGCGGGCATGACAGCCACGGCGTCGGAATGATCCCGCTCTATTTCCAGTCGCTGGCCGACGGCAATCTCAGCCCGCAATCGCAACCGCAGACGCGGGTCGATGCTGCGCCCTTCCTGATCATCGACGGCGCGGTCGCTCTGGGCCAGCCGAATGCGCGCAATGCCGTCGACCACGCGGTCGAAATGGCCAGGACCGGCGGCGTCGCCATCGTCAACCTGCTCGATTCGCATCATATCGGCCGCATCGGCCACTATGCCGAGGTCGCCGCGGAAGCCGGGCTGATCTCGTTCTTCTGGGTGAATGTCGCCGGCCGCCCGCCGATCGTCGCGCCCTATGCGGCCAAGGAGGCGCGCTTCGGCACCAATCCGCATGCGATCGGCATCCCTGTCCCCGGCGGCGAGCCGCTCATCCTCGACTTCGCGACGAGCCGCATGGCGCATGGCAAGGCCCGCGTGGCCCTGAACAAGGGCGAGCAGGTGCCGCCCGGTTACATCATCGACGGCGAAGGCAGGCCGACGACGGACCCGGCGCATGTGTTCGCCAGCCCGGATCATCCGCTCGGAGCCCTCCTGCCCTTCGGCGACCACAAGGGCGCCGGGCTCTCGCTGATCGCCGAGCTGCTATCCGCTGGGCTGATGGGTGCTGCCCGCATCGACGAAAAGCCGCGAAAGACCTGGATCATCAACTCGCTCTTCGGCGTCATCATCGACCCCGCCCGGCTGGAGCCTGATGCCGAGCTGCGCCGCAGCCGCATCGAGAGCTATCTGGCCTTCGTGCGGGCGGCGAAGCCGCAGGACCCGGCCAATCCGGTGCTGGCGCCGGGCGACAAGGAGCGGACGGTCCGGGCCGAGCGTGGCGCGGCCGGTATTCCGCTGGACGACGAGACCTGGTCGCAGATCAAGGCCGCGGCCGCGCGCCATGGCATCGACGCCGAGAGCTATTGA
- a CDS encoding glycosyltransferase family 4 protein translates to MQTISINGRFLGQPLTGVQRFALELTRALDRRIGAGTVPESLKAARWRLLAPRDAPKTHEFRHIALERFGPFSGHLWEQTALARRAAGDILVGFGGSGPLLHRRQIVVIHDVTIFRHAEAFSTSYRATHKLLGFGLTRTARVATVSRFSRGELGAVFGVAPETIPVLYNATDHFSGIVPDETVLQRLGLEGAKFFFMLGTLKPNKNVDFAIRAFDALGDTGWKLVIAGALDRSGVFKADTPAIADNLIFTGRLTDPEIVALERRARAFVFPSLYEGFGIPPLEAMTQGCPVLAADIPAVREACGDAALYFDPRDRADLESAMRRIMGADDDAAGLVEKGRANLARFSWNKSAETLLSTLSDMAAPRR, encoded by the coding sequence TTGCAGACCATCTCGATCAATGGGCGTTTTCTCGGCCAGCCGCTGACCGGCGTGCAGCGCTTTGCGCTGGAATTGACCAGGGCGCTTGACCGGCGGATCGGCGCAGGCACGGTTCCGGAATCGCTGAAGGCTGCGCGCTGGCGCCTCCTCGCTCCGCGGGATGCCCCCAAGACCCATGAATTCCGGCATATCGCCCTGGAACGCTTCGGCCCGTTCTCCGGCCATCTCTGGGAGCAAACCGCGCTCGCACGCCGGGCTGCGGGAGACATCCTCGTCGGCTTCGGCGGCAGCGGGCCGCTGCTGCATCGCAGGCAGATCGTCGTGATCCACGACGTCACCATCTTCCGCCACGCGGAGGCATTCAGCACCTCCTATCGCGCCACGCACAAGCTCCTCGGCTTCGGGCTGACGCGCACGGCGCGCGTCGCGACCGTCTCCCGCTTCTCCCGTGGCGAGCTCGGCGCGGTCTTCGGCGTCGCGCCTGAGACGATCCCGGTCCTCTACAACGCCACCGATCATTTCTCCGGGATCGTCCCGGACGAAACCGTGCTGCAACGCCTGGGCCTGGAAGGCGCGAAATTCTTCTTCATGCTGGGCACCTTGAAGCCCAACAAGAATGTCGATTTCGCCATCCGCGCCTTCGACGCGCTCGGCGACACCGGCTGGAAACTCGTCATCGCAGGCGCGCTCGACCGAAGCGGGGTTTTCAAGGCCGATACCCCGGCGATCGCCGACAATCTCATCTTCACCGGGCGCCTGACCGATCCGGAGATCGTCGCGCTCGAACGCCGCGCCCGCGCCTTCGTCTTTCCGAGCCTCTATGAAGGCTTCGGCATTCCGCCGCTCGAAGCGATGACGCAGGGCTGCCCGGTATTGGCTGCGGATATTCCTGCGGTTCGCGAAGCCTGCGGAGACGCGGCGCTCTATTTCGATCCCCGCGATCGTGCCGACCTGGAAAGCGCGATGCGCCGGATCATGGGTGCCGATGACGATGCGGCCGGGCTGGTCGAGAAAGGCCGTGCCAATCTCGCGCGATTTTCCTGGAACAAGAGTGCCGAGACCCTCCTGTCGACGCTGTCGGACATGGCTGCGCCACGGCGCTGA
- a CDS encoding LysR family transcriptional regulator, whose product MAEPAPPPSRRDGDLASPGWDVSWDDIRVFNAIAVGGSMAVAAAQLGLSEATVARRLKALERDLGLQLFTREANRLAPTAIGLELAAEAREIEAAAHRFTIRADVARPLANAPVRITATTSISLLLTMHATAISAAAGGVEIVILSTRSRLDLSRGEADIALRMSKVPTEPGYYAQKVGRLMQALYVRRDIDPASAPVISVNRETSSRIDDYIMAYAAGRPIAARVGDSSARYESIRSAGALSMAPCFMGDADPGLVRLEPPPEQTGDDIYLISHDVSRGRPSVIAVLTALRRLFREQRSRLAGDAVEAKPGR is encoded by the coding sequence ATGGCCGAGCCTGCTCCACCTCCATCTCGACGCGACGGCGATCTGGCATCGCCCGGCTGGGACGTCTCCTGGGACGACATCCGCGTCTTCAACGCGATCGCCGTCGGCGGGTCGATGGCCGTGGCGGCGGCGCAGCTCGGATTGAGCGAAGCGACCGTCGCGCGCCGGCTGAAGGCGCTCGAACGCGATCTCGGGCTGCAGCTCTTCACGCGCGAGGCCAACCGGCTGGCACCGACGGCAATCGGGCTGGAACTCGCCGCCGAGGCCCGCGAGATCGAGGCCGCTGCTCATCGCTTCACCATCCGGGCCGATGTCGCACGGCCGCTCGCCAACGCGCCGGTCCGCATTACCGCGACGACCTCGATCAGCCTGCTGCTGACGATGCATGCGACCGCCATCTCGGCCGCGGCCGGCGGTGTGGAGATCGTCATCCTCAGCACGCGCAGCCGCCTCGATCTTTCGCGCGGCGAGGCCGACATCGCGCTCCGCATGAGCAAGGTGCCGACGGAGCCCGGGTACTACGCACAGAAGGTCGGCCGGCTGATGCAGGCGCTCTATGTGCGGCGCGACATCGATCCTGCGAGCGCGCCCGTCATCTCGGTCAACCGCGAAACCTCCTCGCGAATCGACGACTACATCATGGCCTATGCGGCCGGCCGCCCCATCGCGGCGCGCGTCGGCGATTCCTCCGCGCGTTACGAAAGCATCCGCTCGGCCGGCGCCCTCTCGATGGCGCCGTGCTTCATGGGCGACGCCGATCCGGGTCTGGTCCGACTCGAGCCGCCGCCGGAGCAGACCGGCGACGACATCTATCTGATTTCGCACGATGTCTCGCGCGGGCGGCCGAGCGTGATCGCCGTGCTGACCGCGCTGCGCAGGCTCTTCCGCGAGCAGCGATCCCGTCTTGCGGGAGACGCTGTCGAAGCGAAGCCCGGTCGGTAG
- a CDS encoding GGDEF domain-containing protein: protein MDDEASVSARTNDLAERVVAAMRQHGSPSYPRAFEVWYAHLSGEMPAVSMAMNAIIAGSDGQVNAADIDSLYERFISSERFSRQAERTSMQVLGEIDAMMSLVDRALGSSELYHGRLTAMSEEVPPPTDRHQLREWVEALVMSTREEVVRKAQLEAELRNSANEIRNLREALESTRAEALTDPLTGLANRRHFEEMLQKSIDQATLRREPFALVMADIDFFKRFNDAHGHPTGDQVLRLVARTMRDKFKDKAVITRFGGEEFAIILPEADLIAGKFGAETVRQALLTRELIKRSTNENLGRITISLGVSSYRRGDTAGSLVDRADQAMMQAKRDGRNRTVTEDALETTSRVA from the coding sequence ATGGACGACGAAGCTTCGGTTTCCGCCCGCACCAACGATCTCGCCGAGCGCGTCGTCGCCGCCATGCGACAGCACGGCTCGCCGAGCTATCCCCGCGCCTTCGAGGTCTGGTACGCCCATCTGAGCGGCGAGATGCCGGCCGTCAGCATGGCGATGAACGCGATCATCGCCGGCAGCGACGGGCAGGTGAACGCCGCCGACATCGACAGCCTCTACGAGCGCTTCATCAGTTCGGAGCGCTTCTCCCGCCAGGCCGAGCGCACCAGCATGCAGGTCCTCGGCGAGATCGATGCGATGATGTCGCTGGTCGACAGGGCGCTCGGCTCCAGCGAGCTCTATCATGGCCGCCTCACCGCGATGTCGGAGGAGGTTCCGCCGCCGACCGACCGACACCAGCTGCGCGAATGGGTCGAGGCGCTGGTGATGTCGACCCGCGAGGAAGTCGTCCGCAAGGCCCAACTCGAGGCCGAGCTGCGCAACAGCGCCAACGAAATCCGCAACCTGCGCGAGGCGCTGGAATCGACCCGCGCCGAGGCGCTGACAGATCCGCTGACCGGCCTCGCCAACCGCCGCCATTTCGAGGAGATGCTGCAGAAGTCGATCGATCAGGCGACGCTCCGGCGCGAGCCCTTCGCGCTGGTGATGGCCGATATCGACTTCTTCAAGCGCTTCAACGACGCCCACGGCCATCCGACCGGCGACCAGGTGCTGCGCCTCGTCGCCCGCACCATGAGGGACAAGTTCAAGGACAAGGCGGTCATTACCCGCTTCGGCGGCGAGGAATTCGCGATCATCCTGCCGGAGGCCGATCTCATCGCCGGCAAGTTCGGCGCGGAAACCGTGCGCCAGGCCCTGCTGACCCGCGAGCTGATCAAGCGCTCGACGAACGAGAACCTCGGCCGCATCACCATCTCGCTCGGCGTATCGAGCTATCGGCGCGGCGACACCGCCGGCTCGCTGGTGGACCGCGCGGATCAGGCGATGATGCAGGCCAAGCGCGACGGGCGGAACCGCACCGTCACCGAGGATGCGCTGGAGACTACGAGCCGCGTCGCCTGA
- the parE gene encoding DNA topoisomerase IV subunit B — translation MADNGDLFGSEPERPRAADPAPEARSPAPVPRAPANSGAAPRNGTLSEAGYDASAIEVLEGLEPVRRRPGMYIGGTDERALHHLFAEVIDNAMDEAVAGHASFIEVELFEDGSLAVNDNGRGIPVDPHPKFPGKSALEVIMTTLHAGGKFDSKAYETSGGLHGVGVSVVNALSDRLEVEVARGKTLYRQIFSRGLPQGPLQTVGPVANRRGTKVRFHPDAQIFGEGAHFSPARLFRMARSKAYLFGGVEIRWTCAPSLLKSEGDVAAEAVFRFPGGLRDYLGREIEGKDLVAEPIFSGKITKEGSHGSLEWAVAWLATGEDGFSSSYCNTIPTPEGGTHEQGLRIALLRGLRDHAERIGQSKRMAQVTSDDVMATCAAMLSVFIREPEFQGQTKDKLATQEAHRIVENAIRDAFDHWLAAAPQQALRLLDWSVDRAEERQRRRLEKEVSRKTATRKLRLPGKLADCSNAGAAGSELFIVEGDSAGGSAKQARNRANQAILPLRGKILNVANATREKLNANQQLADLILALGCGIGTQFREDDLRYEKVIVMTDADVDGAHIASLLVTFFWRQMPRLIEKGHLYLAVPPLYRLQHGGKSVYARNDAHKDELIETVFKGKKPEISRFKGLGEMMPAQLKETTMDPSKRILLKVMVDHEAKEETSDTVERLMGNKPEARFTFIQERAAFAGELIDL, via the coding sequence ATGGCGGATAACGGCGATCTTTTCGGCTCGGAACCGGAGCGGCCCCGCGCGGCCGACCCCGCGCCGGAAGCGCGTTCGCCGGCTCCTGTGCCTCGCGCTCCCGCTAATTCCGGCGCTGCGCCGCGCAACGGCACGCTGTCCGAGGCCGGCTACGACGCGTCCGCGATCGAGGTGCTCGAAGGGCTGGAGCCGGTGCGGCGCCGGCCCGGCATGTATATCGGCGGCACCGACGAGCGCGCCCTGCATCATCTCTTCGCCGAGGTGATCGACAACGCGATGGACGAGGCCGTCGCGGGCCATGCCAGCTTCATCGAGGTCGAACTGTTCGAGGACGGCTCGCTCGCCGTGAACGACAACGGCCGTGGCATCCCGGTGGATCCTCATCCGAAATTCCCCGGCAAGTCGGCGCTCGAAGTCATCATGACGACGCTGCATGCCGGCGGAAAGTTCGACTCCAAGGCTTATGAGACCTCGGGCGGCCTGCATGGCGTCGGCGTCTCCGTCGTCAATGCGCTGTCGGACCGGCTGGAAGTCGAGGTCGCGCGCGGCAAGACGCTCTATCGCCAGATCTTCTCGCGCGGCCTGCCGCAGGGGCCGCTGCAGACGGTCGGCCCCGTCGCCAACCGGCGCGGCACCAAAGTGCGCTTCCATCCCGATGCGCAGATCTTCGGCGAGGGTGCGCATTTCTCCCCTGCCCGCCTGTTCCGCATGGCGCGCTCGAAAGCCTATCTCTTCGGCGGCGTCGAGATCCGCTGGACCTGCGCGCCGTCGCTGCTGAAGTCGGAAGGCGACGTCGCGGCGGAGGCCGTGTTCCGCTTCCCCGGCGGCCTGCGCGATTATCTCGGCCGCGAGATCGAGGGCAAGGACCTGGTCGCGGAGCCGATCTTCTCGGGCAAGATCACCAAGGAAGGCAGCCACGGCTCGCTCGAATGGGCTGTCGCCTGGCTCGCGACCGGCGAGGACGGCTTCTCCTCCTCCTACTGCAACACCATCCCGACGCCCGAAGGCGGCACGCATGAGCAGGGCCTGCGCATCGCCCTGCTGCGCGGCCTTCGCGACCATGCCGAGCGCATCGGCCAGTCGAAGCGCATGGCGCAGGTCACATCCGACGACGTGATGGCGACCTGCGCCGCCATGCTCTCAGTCTTCATCCGCGAGCCGGAATTCCAGGGCCAGACCAAGGACAAGCTCGCGACGCAGGAAGCGCATCGCATCGTCGAGAATGCGATCCGCGACGCCTTCGACCACTGGCTCGCCGCGGCCCCGCAGCAGGCGCTGCGCCTGCTCGACTGGTCGGTCGATCGTGCCGAGGAGCGCCAGCGCCGGCGCCTCGAGAAGGAGGTGTCGCGCAAGACCGCGACGCGCAAGCTGCGCCTGCCCGGCAAGCTCGCGGACTGCTCCAATGCGGGCGCGGCCGGCTCCGAACTCTTCATCGTCGAGGGCGATTCGGCCGGCGGCTCGGCCAAGCAGGCGCGCAACCGCGCCAACCAGGCGATCCTGCCCTTACGCGGCAAGATCCTGAACGTCGCCAATGCGACGCGCGAAAAGCTCAACGCCAACCAGCAGCTCGCCGACCTGATCCTGGCGCTGGGCTGCGGCATCGGCACGCAGTTTCGCGAGGACGATCTCCGCTACGAGAAGGTCATCGTGATGACCGACGCCGATGTCGACGGCGCGCATATCGCCTCGCTGCTCGTCACCTTCTTCTGGCGCCAGATGCCGCGGCTGATCGAGAAGGGCCATCTCTACCTCGCCGTGCCGCCGCTCTACCGGCTGCAGCACGGCGGCAAGAGCGTCTATGCCCGCAACGACGCCCATAAGGACGAGCTGATCGAGACCGTCTTCAAGGGCAAAAAGCCGGAGATCTCGCGCTTCAAGGGCCTCGGCGAAATGATGCCGGCCCAGCTCAAGGAAACCACCATGGACCCGAGCAAGCGGATCCTGCTCAAGGTCATGGTGGACCATGAGGCGAAGGAGGAGACCTCCGATACCGTGGAACGACTGATGGGCAACAAGCCGGAGGCGCGTTTCACCTTCATCCAGGAGCGCGCCGCCTTCGCCGGCGAACTGATCGATCTGTGA
- a CDS encoding alpha/beta fold hydrolase, translated as MKEPLILVPGLSCNAALYAGQWPALADGRPILVAEHSLDDNLAAIARRLLDSAPERFALCGLSMGGYVTFEILRQAPERVTRLALLDTSAKPATPETNVPREQMITLAEKGAFDNVTTLLWQKLVAPARLTDEPLRLLVRQMADDVGAEGFIRQQQAIMRRPDSRPTLASLTCPALVLVGEEDEITPVAEAREMAGIVGERGRLSIVPQCGHLSTLEAPDAVTRELLRWLG; from the coding sequence ATGAAGGAGCCGCTCATTCTCGTTCCGGGGCTCAGTTGCAACGCTGCGCTCTATGCCGGGCAGTGGCCCGCGCTAGCCGATGGACGCCCCATTCTGGTCGCCGAACACAGTCTCGACGACAATTTGGCCGCCATTGCACGCCGTCTGCTCGATAGCGCTCCGGAACGCTTCGCGCTCTGCGGCCTGTCGATGGGCGGTTATGTCACGTTCGAGATCCTGCGGCAGGCGCCGGAGCGTGTCACGCGTCTCGCCCTGCTCGACACCAGCGCCAAGCCGGCGACGCCGGAGACGAATGTGCCGCGCGAGCAGATGATCACGCTGGCGGAGAAGGGCGCCTTCGACAATGTCACCACGCTGCTCTGGCAGAAGCTCGTCGCCCCCGCACGGTTGACCGACGAGCCGTTGCGGCTCCTGGTGCGGCAGATGGCGGATGATGTCGGGGCGGAGGGCTTCATCCGGCAGCAGCAGGCGATCATGCGGCGCCCGGATTCGCGGCCCACGCTCGCCAGTTTGACCTGCCCGGCGCTGGTTCTCGTCGGCGAGGAGGATGAGATCACGCCTGTCGCCGAAGCGCGGGAAATGGCGGGGATCGTCGGCGAACGCGGGCGGCTTTCGATCGTTCCGCAGTGCGGCCATCTCTCGACGCTGGAAGCGCCCGATGCCGTGACCCGCGAACTACTGCGCTGGCTCGGCTGA
- the glnA gene encoding type I glutamate--ammonia ligase, whose translation MKSAKDVLKAIKDNDVKYVDFRFTDPRGKWQHVTFDVGMIDEDIFAEGTMFDGSSIAGWKAINESDMLLMPDPTTATMDPFFSAATMVINCDVLEPATGEPYGRDPRGIAKKAEAYLKSTGIGDTVYVGPEAEFFVFDDVKIAADPYHTGFKLDNVELPINGYADYEGGNLGHRVATKGGYFPVPPQDSAQDMRGEMLAAMQSMGVVVEKHHHEVASAQHELGMKFDTLTHTADLMQIYKYAIHNVAQSYGKTATFMPKPIYGDNGSGMHVHQSIWKNGKPVFAGNKYADLSQECLWYIGGIIKHAKSLNAFTNPSTNSYKRLVPGYEAPVLLAYSARNRSASCRIPWTTSPKAKRVEVRFPDPMANPYLAFAAMLMAGLDGIVNKIDPGPAMDKDLYDLPPRELKKIPTVCGSLREALESLKKDNAYLKAGGVFNDDFIESYIELKMQDVARFEMTPHPVEFAMYYSY comes from the coding sequence ATGAAGAGCGCCAAGGATGTCCTCAAGGCGATCAAGGACAACGACGTCAAATATGTCGACTTCCGCTTCACCGACCCGCGCGGCAAGTGGCAGCATGTGACCTTCGATGTCGGCATGATCGACGAGGACATCTTCGCCGAGGGCACGATGTTCGACGGCTCATCGATCGCCGGCTGGAAGGCCATCAACGAGTCCGACATGCTGCTGATGCCGGATCCGACGACCGCGACGATGGACCCGTTCTTCTCGGCCGCCACCATGGTCATCAACTGCGACGTGCTCGAGCCGGCCACCGGCGAGCCCTATGGCCGCGATCCCCGCGGCATCGCCAAGAAGGCCGAGGCCTATCTGAAGTCGACCGGCATCGGCGACACGGTCTATGTCGGTCCCGAGGCCGAGTTCTTCGTCTTCGACGACGTCAAGATCGCTGCCGACCCGTACCACACCGGCTTCAAGCTGGATAACGTCGAGCTGCCGATCAACGGCTATGCCGATTACGAGGGCGGCAATCTCGGCCACCGCGTCGCCACCAAGGGCGGCTACTTCCCCGTCCCGCCGCAGGATTCGGCGCAGGACATGCGCGGCGAGATGCTGGCTGCGATGCAGTCCATGGGCGTGGTCGTCGAGAAGCACCACCACGAGGTCGCTTCTGCCCAGCACGAGCTCGGCATGAAGTTCGACACGCTGACGCACACCGCCGACCTGATGCAGATCTACAAGTACGCGATCCACAACGTGGCCCAGAGCTACGGCAAGACCGCGACCTTCATGCCGAAGCCGATCTATGGCGACAACGGCTCGGGCATGCATGTCCATCAGTCGATCTGGAAGAACGGCAAGCCGGTCTTCGCCGGCAACAAGTACGCCGACCTGTCGCAGGAGTGCCTCTGGTACATCGGCGGCATCATCAAGCACGCCAAGTCGCTGAACGCCTTCACGAACCCCTCGACCAACTCCTACAAGCGCCTCGTCCCGGGCTATGAGGCTCCGGTGCTGCTCGCCTATTCGGCGCGCAACCGCTCGGCCTCCTGCCGTATTCCGTGGACGACCTCGCCGAAGGCCAAGCGCGTCGAGGTTCGCTTCCCCGATCCGATGGCGAACCCCTATCTCGCCTTCGCCGCCATGCTGATGGCCGGCCTCGACGGCATCGTGAACAAGATCGATCCGGGCCCGGCGATGGACAAGGATCTCTACGACCTGCCGCCGCGCGAGCTGAAGAAGATCCCGACCGTCTGCGGTTCGCTGCGCGAGGCGCTGGAGTCGCTCAAGAAGGACAACGCCTACCTCAAGGCCGGCGGCGTCTTCAATGACGACTTCATCGAGAGCTATATCGAGCTCAAGATGCAGGATGTGGCGCGTTTCGAGATGACGCCGCACCCGGTCGAGTTCGCGATGTACTACTCCTACTGA
- a CDS encoding DEAD/DEAH box helicase codes for MSFAELGLSEKVLTAVTTAGYSTPTPIQAQAIPHVLARKDVLGIAQTGTGKTAAFTLPMLTILETGRARARMPRTLILEPTRELAAQVEENFTRYGVNQKLSVALLIGGVSFGDQDAKITRGVDVLIATPGRLLDHVERGKLLLTGVELLVIDEADRMLDMGFIPDIERVCKLVPFTRQTLFFTATMPPEITRISEQFLHNPVRVEVSRPATAATTITQRLIASNGQDFEKRETLRKLIKGATDLQNAIVFCNRKRDVATLHKSLLRHGFPAVALHGDMDQYARMAALESFRTGENPILVASDVAARGLDIPAVSHVFNFDVPTHAEDYVHRIGRTGRAGREGASFTIVTRHDEKLVSAIEKLTGQAIAYEGGGLDALPPGEPRDERRGGRRDEKRSSSRGGRGRPERSSRSETGASRAGSDENAADTQRKPRRVPIRPDSETTPPPPVARSQEEPRRSRAPRTRDDDDGPQVKGLGDHVPAFLLRPVRVG; via the coding sequence ATGTCATTTGCCGAACTCGGCTTGAGCGAAAAGGTTCTGACGGCCGTCACGACCGCAGGCTATAGCACGCCGACACCCATCCAGGCCCAGGCCATTCCGCATGTCCTTGCACGCAAGGACGTCCTGGGCATCGCCCAGACCGGCACGGGCAAGACCGCAGCCTTCACGCTGCCGATGCTCACCATCCTGGAAACCGGGCGCGCCCGCGCCCGGATGCCCCGTACGCTGATTCTCGAGCCGACGCGCGAGCTTGCCGCGCAGGTCGAGGAGAACTTCACGCGCTACGGCGTCAACCAGAAGCTCTCGGTGGCGCTGCTGATCGGCGGCGTCTCCTTCGGCGATCAGGACGCGAAGATCACGCGCGGCGTCGACGTGCTGATCGCGACGCCCGGCCGCCTGCTCGACCATGTCGAGCGCGGCAAGCTGCTGCTGACCGGCGTCGAGCTGCTCGTCATCGACGAGGCCGACCGCATGCTCGACATGGGCTTCATCCCGGACATCGAGCGCGTCTGCAAGCTCGTCCCCTTCACCCGGCAGACGCTGTTCTTCACGGCGACCATGCCGCCGGAGATCACCCGCATCTCCGAGCAGTTCCTGCACAATCCGGTGCGCGTGGAAGTCTCCCGCCCCGCGACGGCCGCGACGACGATCACCCAGCGGCTGATCGCCTCCAACGGCCAGGACTTCGAAAAGCGCGAGACGCTGCGCAAGCTCATCAAGGGCGCGACCGATCTGCAGAACGCGATCGTCTTCTGCAACCGCAAGCGCGATGTCGCGACGCTGCATAAATCGCTGCTGCGCCACGGCTTCCCGGCCGTCGCCCTGCATGGCGACATGGACCAGTACGCCCGCATGGCGGCGCTGGAATCGTTCCGTACGGGCGAGAACCCGATCCTCGTCGCGTCCGACGTGGCGGCTCGCGGCCTCGACATCCCGGCCGTCAGCCATGTCTTCAACTTCGACGTGCCGACCCATGCCGAGGATTATGTCCACCGCATCGGCCGCACCGGCCGCGCCGGGCGCGAAGGCGCTTCCTTCACCATAGTCACGCGCCATGACGAAAAGCTCGTCAGCGCGATCGAGAAGCTGACCGGCCAGGCCATCGCCTATGAGGGCGGCGGTCTCGACGCCCTGCCGCCGGGCGAGCCGCGGGACGAGCGTCGTGGCGGCCGTCGGGACGAGAAGCGCAGCTCTTCGCGGGGCGGTCGCGGGCGGCCGGAGCGCAGCTCGCGCTCCGAGACAGGGGCCTCGCGGGCGGGCAGCGACGAGAACGCGGCGGATACGCAGCGCAAACCACGCCGTGTCCCGATCCGGCCCGATTCCGAGACGACGCCGCCACCGCCCGTCGCGCGGAGTCAGGAAGAGCCCCGGCGCTCCCGCGCGCCCCGCACGCGTGACGACGATGACGGCCCGCAGGTGAAGGGGCTCGGCGATCACGTGCCGGCCTTCCTGCTGCGTCCGGTCCGTGTCGGCTGA
- a CDS encoding HesB/IscA family protein produces the protein MFSIPGLKVISLTDAAATRIREIMAQSAGGDMPALGLRVGVKKGGCAGMEYTFEIARTVDKGDEVVSEKDATVIVDAKAVLFLLGTELDFKTDRFSSTFVFNNPNQVSACGCGESVEIKPRSESALAAS, from the coding sequence ATGTTTTCGATACCGGGCCTCAAGGTCATCTCGCTGACCGACGCCGCGGCCACCCGCATTCGTGAGATCATGGCTCAGTCGGCCGGCGGAGACATGCCGGCGCTCGGCCTGCGCGTGGGCGTCAAGAAGGGCGGCTGCGCCGGGATGGAGTATACCTTCGAGATCGCCCGCACGGTCGACAAGGGTGACGAGGTCGTGAGCGAAAAGGATGCGACGGTGATCGTCGACGCCAAGGCCGTGCTGTTCCTGCTCGGCACCGAGCTCGACTTCAAGACCGACCGCTTCTCCTCGACCTTCGTGTTCAACAATCCCAATCAGGTTTCGGCCTGCGGCTGCGGCGAGTCGGTCGAGATCAAGCCGCGCAGCGAAAGCGCACTCGCAGCATCCTGA